One window of the Brevibacterium limosum genome contains the following:
- a CDS encoding ketopantoate reductase family protein, with product MTEAADSATTAPGGGADLSILIAGAGATGGAFGTYLHEAGRNVTFLLRQARAEAVRSEGLRFTAPDDDRTNQVEVVTAEELSAALQTYDLVLVAVKAGGLDSVIEDIGPAVGKQTTIVPFLNGMAQIEKLQNRYPGQVLGGLVKIVGTIRDGAVVQLTDLAVMTIGGIDGAEASARIIEALDVPGFRLQVIDGIIDGLWEKWIFIAAAGVVTCLFRAPVGAIMGAGGRPHVHAIVDELEAVAAAAGHSVSEQSHAMTLKMLTEDGSAFTSSLYRDVTAGLPSETEHILGDLARTADELGVVTPLLDLTLVQLRAGAAQQKRP from the coding sequence ATGACCGAAGCAGCTGACAGCGCAACCACGGCACCCGGTGGAGGTGCCGACCTGTCGATCCTCATCGCCGGGGCAGGTGCTACCGGCGGAGCGTTCGGCACCTACCTGCACGAGGCCGGTCGCAATGTCACGTTCCTGCTCAGGCAGGCTCGGGCGGAAGCCGTTCGCTCGGAAGGGCTGCGCTTCACGGCTCCCGATGATGACCGGACGAATCAGGTCGAGGTGGTCACCGCAGAGGAACTCAGTGCCGCACTGCAGACCTATGACCTCGTCCTCGTCGCGGTCAAAGCCGGCGGCCTCGACTCGGTCATCGAAGACATCGGACCGGCTGTGGGAAAGCAGACGACGATCGTCCCGTTCCTCAACGGCATGGCCCAGATCGAGAAGCTGCAGAACCGCTATCCCGGACAAGTTCTCGGCGGACTCGTCAAGATCGTCGGCACCATCAGAGACGGTGCCGTCGTTCAGCTCACCGATCTGGCCGTGATGACCATCGGCGGCATCGACGGCGCAGAAGCGTCGGCCCGGATCATCGAAGCACTCGACGTGCCCGGGTTCAGACTCCAGGTCATCGACGGAATCATCGACGGACTGTGGGAGAAGTGGATCTTCATCGCCGCAGCCGGAGTCGTCACCTGTCTGTTCCGTGCGCCGGTGGGAGCGATCATGGGCGCCGGTGGCAGGCCGCATGTGCATGCCATCGTCGATGAACTCGAAGCTGTGGCGGCAGCCGCCGGACATTCGGTGTCAGAGCAGTCCCACGCCATGACGCTGAAGATGCTCACCGAGGACGGGTCTGCCTTCACCTCATCCCTCTACCGGGACGTGACGGCCGGGCTGCCGAGCGAGACGGAGCACATCCTCGGCGATCTGGCGCGCACAGCAGACGAACTGGGAGTGGTGACTCCGCTGCTCGATCTCACACTTGTGCAGCTGCGGGCAGGTGCTGCCCAGCAGAAGCGGCCCTGA
- the thiE gene encoding thiamine phosphate synthase has translation MTTQMPPRTAARHSKRAWREARLAEAKLYLCTDARTVQGDLAEFLDAAYSGGVDIIQLRDKSLEARAEITALEILKDAAARHGKLFSVNDRADVALLTDADVFHVGQGDLTSAQARAVLGPDVILGRSTHTLGQALVAEADPETDYFCVGPVWETPTKPGRTSVGTELLTATAAAAAATPWFAIGGISAAERLDAIRQAGANRAVVVRAITSAEDPAAAARELKEDLR, from the coding sequence ATGACCACACAGATGCCACCGCGCACCGCAGCGCGACATTCGAAGAGAGCCTGGCGGGAGGCCCGACTGGCAGAGGCGAAGCTTTACCTGTGCACCGATGCCAGGACCGTTCAAGGCGACCTCGCCGAGTTCCTCGACGCCGCCTATTCCGGGGGAGTCGACATCATCCAACTGAGGGACAAGAGCCTCGAGGCCCGCGCCGAGATCACAGCACTGGAGATCCTCAAGGACGCCGCTGCCCGGCACGGCAAGCTCTTCTCCGTCAACGACCGTGCCGATGTCGCGCTCCTCACCGACGCCGATGTCTTCCACGTCGGGCAGGGCGACCTCACCAGTGCTCAAGCCAGAGCCGTGCTCGGCCCCGACGTCATCCTCGGCCGCTCCACACATACCCTCGGCCAGGCGCTCGTCGCCGAGGCCGACCCCGAGACCGACTATTTCTGTGTCGGCCCGGTATGGGAGACCCCGACGAAACCCGGCCGTACCTCCGTGGGGACGGAACTGCTGACCGCCACCGCCGCCGCCGCGGCGGCCACACCGTGGTTCGCCATCGGCGGGATCTCAGCGGCGGAGAGGTTGGATGCGATCCGGCAGGCGGGCGCGAACCGTGCCGTCGTCGTCCGTGCGATAACCTCGGCAGAGGATCCCGCGGCGGCCGCTCGGGAGCTCAAGGAGGATCTGAGATGA
- the thiO gene encoding glycine oxidase ThiO, which translates to MRVIVIGAGIIGLSTAWYLRRLGAEATIIDPAPAQGASHAAAGMLAPAAEVVWGQSPLYPLMRASAKMYPDFAAEVASAAGADLGFTDAGTLVCAGDRADLQALRELRDAQSRSGFATELVTGSAARRIEPSLAPAVAGAVHIPGDWSIDPRRVSAALLSALSADAVSLVRQRVTELLKDGDATVGVRLADGRRMEADQVIVCAGIAVTEIAGSPELPIREVWGDVLRLRAPAEVAPLLTRVIRGLVNGRSVYLVPRPDGEIVLGASSREDGLSGTPAGAIHRLLADGQRLVPGILDAEITDITTRARPGSPDDLPMIGRIDSGCVVSTGYFRHGILLAPLGGRLGAELAVDAASDWPPDGTLQSVCPQRFTTADTTTHSARSFS; encoded by the coding sequence GTGAGGGTCATCGTCATCGGCGCCGGAATCATCGGCCTGTCCACGGCCTGGTATCTGCGCCGTCTCGGCGCCGAAGCCACCATCATCGACCCCGCCCCTGCCCAGGGGGCGAGCCATGCCGCCGCGGGGATGCTCGCTCCCGCCGCGGAGGTGGTGTGGGGGCAGAGTCCCCTGTATCCGCTGATGCGGGCCTCGGCGAAGATGTATCCGGATTTCGCCGCCGAGGTGGCGAGCGCCGCCGGAGCCGATCTCGGCTTCACGGATGCCGGAACCCTGGTGTGCGCCGGTGACCGCGCCGATCTGCAGGCGCTGAGGGAGCTGCGCGACGCGCAGTCGCGGTCCGGTTTCGCAACCGAGCTGGTCACCGGCAGCGCTGCTCGCCGGATCGAGCCGTCGCTGGCGCCTGCCGTGGCCGGTGCCGTGCACATTCCCGGTGATTGGTCGATCGACCCCCGTCGGGTCTCGGCCGCTCTGCTGTCTGCCCTGTCGGCTGACGCGGTGTCGCTCGTTCGGCAGCGGGTGACCGAGCTGCTCAAGGACGGCGATGCGACTGTGGGTGTCCGACTGGCCGATGGCCGCCGGATGGAGGCCGATCAGGTGATCGTCTGCGCAGGCATTGCCGTGACTGAGATCGCGGGTTCACCGGAACTGCCGATCCGAGAGGTTTGGGGTGATGTTCTGCGGCTGCGCGCCCCTGCCGAGGTGGCTCCCCTGCTGACGCGCGTCATCCGCGGACTGGTCAACGGTCGCTCCGTCTACCTGGTGCCTCGTCCCGACGGAGAGATCGTGCTCGGCGCCAGTTCCCGTGAAGACGGGCTCTCCGGCACCCCTGCCGGAGCCATCCACCGACTGCTCGCTGACGGGCAGCGACTGGTCCCCGGCATCCTCGATGCGGAGATCACCGACATCACCACCCGCGCCCGGCCCGGGTCCCCCGATGACCTGCCGATGATCGGGCGCATCGATTCCGGCTGTGTCGTGAGCACCGGGTATTTCCGACACGGGATCCTCTTGGCCCCGCTCGGCGGCAGGCTCGGAGCCGAACTCGCCGTGGATGCCGCTTCCGACTGGCCACCTGACGGGACGCTCCAGTCCGTGTGCCCACAGCGCTTCACCACAGCAGACACCACCACTCACTCAGCGAGGAGCTTTTCATGA
- the thiS gene encoding sulfur carrier protein ThiS yields MTDRDHAPTIVLNGEHHELSSATSALDLIADVTGRELNPDGTPADGGRLGIALAVDGDVIRRGAWSDFTLADGHTVDIVTAVQGG; encoded by the coding sequence ATGACCGATCGCGATCACGCACCGACCATCGTCCTCAACGGCGAACACCATGAGCTGTCGAGCGCCACCTCGGCGCTCGACCTCATCGCCGACGTCACCGGACGGGAGCTGAACCCCGATGGGACACCTGCCGACGGCGGACGTCTGGGCATCGCTCTGGCCGTCGACGGTGACGTCATTCGGCGCGGAGCCTGGTCCGATTTCACCCTGGCCGACGGGCACACCGTCGACATCGTCACCGCAGTGCAGGGAGGCTGA
- a CDS encoding thiazole synthase — protein sequence MTWTIDDVELSSRLVMGTGGASSLSILEDALLASGTELTTVAMRRFDAESRDSVFSMLQRLGIRVLPNTAGCYTARDAVLTARLAREALETNWVKLEVIADEDTLLPDPIELFAAAEELVLDGFTVFAYTNDDPALAKRLEDAGVAVVMPAGAPIGSGLGILNPHNIETIVSRAQVPIILDAGVGTASDAALAMELGCTAVLLASAVTRAHDAHAMARAMALAVEAGHLAGAAGRIPKRPLALASSPFDGMVAAQ from the coding sequence ATGACCTGGACGATCGATGACGTGGAGCTGTCGTCCCGCCTGGTGATGGGCACGGGTGGGGCGAGTTCCCTGAGCATTCTCGAAGACGCCCTGCTGGCCTCGGGAACCGAGCTGACCACGGTGGCGATGCGCCGTTTCGACGCCGAGTCCCGAGACTCGGTATTCAGCATGCTGCAGCGCTTGGGGATTCGGGTCCTGCCGAACACAGCCGGCTGCTACACGGCCCGGGACGCCGTGCTCACAGCCCGCCTGGCCCGAGAGGCACTGGAGACGAATTGGGTGAAACTCGAGGTCATCGCCGATGAGGACACCCTGCTGCCGGATCCCATCGAGCTCTTCGCCGCCGCCGAGGAGCTCGTCCTCGACGGATTCACGGTCTTCGCCTACACGAACGACGATCCGGCTCTGGCCAAACGCCTGGAGGACGCCGGGGTGGCTGTGGTGATGCCGGCCGGCGCGCCGATCGGCAGCGGACTGGGCATCCTCAACCCGCACAACATCGAAACCATCGTCTCCCGTGCACAGGTGCCGATCATCCTCGACGCCGGTGTCGGCACCGCCTCGGATGCGGCCTTGGCGATGGAACTCGGGTGCACCGCGGTGCTCCTGGCCTCTGCCGTCACCCGCGCCCACGACGCTCACGCCATGGCCCGGGCAATGGCCCTGGCCGTGGAAGCCGGACACCTGGCGGGCGCGGCAGGGAGGATTCCGAAACGACCGTTGGCATTGGCATCGTCGCCGTTCGACGGAATGGTCGCAGCACAATGA
- a CDS encoding ThiF family adenylyltransferase, translating into MTAVSTTTPAAQVSLPPLVDPVEALSREELERYSRHLSLPGFGLEGQRRLRAASVLVIGAGGLGAPVLGYLAAAGIGSITIIDDDVVEASNLQRQIIHRDADVGRAKAESAAAALRRLDPGLAVRPIVGRVSPENALDLFTAHDVVLDGADNFATRYLSNDAAELTGTPLVWGTIFRFAGQVSTFVPGHGPMLRDLFPDIPEPDSVPNCAEGGVLGVLCGTVGSAMATEAIKLICGIGAPFIGRLLRYEALSGEYSTLRFSPDPDRAAVTDLTEVAAACAADPDGGEATRSSVDEIDVAEFRSCRTDVVVVDVREDWERELAAIPGSVHLPLDGIRDGGWEALTAALRDSAVRPESAVDIVIHCKSGARSAEAVGILSGSVPNGVRLRSLAGGIDAWSAADRLQSARTD; encoded by the coding sequence ATGACCGCCGTGTCCACGACGACTCCCGCTGCCCAGGTGTCGCTGCCTCCGCTCGTCGACCCGGTGGAGGCTCTGTCCCGGGAGGAGCTGGAACGCTACTCCCGGCATCTGAGTCTGCCGGGATTCGGACTCGAGGGTCAACGACGTCTGCGGGCCGCCTCGGTGCTGGTCATCGGGGCGGGCGGGCTCGGGGCCCCGGTGCTGGGCTATCTGGCGGCCGCCGGGATCGGGTCGATCACGATCATCGACGATGATGTGGTGGAGGCCTCGAATCTGCAGCGCCAGATCATCCACCGGGATGCCGATGTGGGCCGGGCGAAGGCCGAATCCGCGGCCGCGGCACTGAGACGGCTCGATCCCGGTCTCGCTGTCCGCCCGATCGTGGGCCGGGTGAGCCCGGAGAACGCGCTCGACCTCTTCACCGCCCACGATGTCGTCCTCGACGGTGCGGACAACTTCGCGACCAGGTACCTGTCCAATGATGCCGCAGAACTCACCGGCACCCCCTTGGTATGGGGCACGATCTTCCGGTTCGCCGGTCAGGTGAGCACCTTCGTCCCCGGTCACGGACCGATGCTGCGCGACCTGTTCCCGGACATCCCGGAACCCGATTCGGTGCCCAACTGTGCCGAGGGAGGTGTGCTCGGGGTACTGTGCGGAACCGTGGGGTCGGCGATGGCGACCGAGGCGATCAAGCTCATCTGCGGAATCGGTGCACCCTTCATCGGTCGACTGCTGCGCTATGAGGCGCTGTCCGGGGAGTATTCGACACTGCGGTTCTCCCCCGATCCCGACCGTGCCGCGGTCACCGATCTCACCGAGGTGGCTGCCGCCTGTGCCGCGGATCCGGACGGTGGTGAGGCGACCCGCTCCTCGGTGGACGAGATCGACGTCGCCGAATTTCGGTCCTGTCGAACCGATGTGGTCGTCGTCGATGTGCGGGAGGACTGGGAACGGGAACTGGCGGCGATCCCCGGTTCGGTGCATCTGCCTCTGGACGGTATCCGAGACGGTGGCTGGGAGGCACTCACAGCGGCGCTCAGGGATAGTGCCGTGCGTCCGGAGTCGGCGGTCGATATCGTCATCCACTGCAAGTCCGGGGCTCGGTCAGCCGAAGCCGTCGGGATCCTGTCCGGTTCGGTGCCGAACGGCGTCCGCCTGCGCTCGCTCGCCGGCGGCATCGATGCGTGGTCGGCCGCCGATCGACTGCAGTCAGCTCGAACGGACTAG
- a CDS encoding SRPBCC family protein: MSHAHVTPQAGESAPFHFDDRWIVDAGIESVWAVLERVDEWSQWWPGLTAGEETGPAHADPAGATAVTPGSRAHLLVHAPIGWSLRFAIEVDEADAPRLIRFRSDGDLRGEGLWTLTDVRGTTEIDSLWCVTTTRMIVRAMRPLSGLMHGAVMRAGERGLRTMLADRSGS; this comes from the coding sequence ATGAGCCACGCGCATGTGACCCCACAGGCCGGAGAGTCCGCACCGTTCCATTTCGACGACCGGTGGATCGTCGACGCCGGAATCGAATCGGTATGGGCGGTTCTGGAACGGGTCGACGAGTGGTCGCAGTGGTGGCCGGGCCTGACCGCGGGCGAAGAGACGGGCCCCGCGCATGCTGACCCGGCCGGCGCAACCGCAGTGACTCCCGGCAGTCGAGCCCATCTCCTGGTCCATGCCCCGATCGGGTGGTCTCTGCGTTTCGCCATCGAGGTCGATGAGGCCGATGCTCCCCGCCTCATCCGGTTCCGTTCGGATGGTGATCTGCGCGGCGAGGGCCTGTGGACCCTGACCGACGTCCGAGGTACGACGGAAATCGATTCACTGTGGTGCGTGACGACGACCAGAATGATCGTCAGGGCGATGCGACCGCTGTCCGGACTCATGCACGGTGCCGTGATGAGAGCCGGCGAACGGGGGCTCAGAACCATGCTGGCAGACCGGTCGGGCTCCTGA
- a CDS encoding mismatch-specific DNA-glycosylase gives MSEDNFVSNRRPSPLGGRKPTRDDLAAFATDDPNAIDDILPTDSSGLKMLIVGINPGLWTAAVNAPFARPGNRFWASLHQAGLTDHQVDASRGLEPADEQQLLNRGIGLTNLIGRATVRADELSRQELHEGAAHLIERLADIRPRAVAIAGITAFRTGYRLPKAPLGRQDTSLIDGWPADVDLHVVPQPSGLNAHYQIPDLARIWREVWDSIDD, from the coding sequence GTGAGTGAGGACAATTTCGTCAGCAACCGCCGGCCTTCCCCCTTGGGCGGCCGCAAACCGACCAGGGATGACCTTGCGGCGTTCGCCACGGACGATCCGAATGCGATCGACGATATCCTGCCGACCGACTCCTCCGGACTGAAGATGCTCATCGTCGGCATCAACCCGGGGCTGTGGACGGCCGCGGTCAATGCCCCGTTTGCGCGTCCCGGCAATCGTTTCTGGGCGTCGCTGCACCAGGCGGGTCTCACCGATCATCAGGTCGATGCCTCGCGCGGACTCGAACCTGCCGATGAACAGCAGCTGCTCAACCGTGGAATCGGTTTGACCAACCTCATCGGGCGAGCGACTGTCCGCGCCGACGAACTCTCCCGGCAGGAGCTGCATGAAGGTGCGGCACACCTCATCGAGCGTCTTGCCGACATTCGACCGCGTGCGGTGGCGATCGCCGGGATCACTGCCTTCCGCACCGGCTACCGGCTGCCGAAAGCTCCCCTCGGTCGGCAGGACACATCGCTGATCGACGGATGGCCCGCCGATGTGGATCTGCATGTGGTGCCGCAGCCGAGCGGACTCAACGCCCATTATCAGATCCCGGATCTCGCGCGGATCTGGCGTGAGGTCTGGGACAGCATCGACGACTAG
- a CDS encoding thymidine kinase — translation MTDSGRLVVIAGPMFSGKSEELMRRVRRATIAGVDVLVVSHSLDTRSDISTITSHTGVNIPAVPLGDVASLAEAARQKDYDLIAIDEAQFFGPELVPAVEELLGRGLDVIVEGLCVTFDGQPFEPLPSLMAVAEDVLRLTAVCTVCGRDAVFHQRLEQTESPLGSEAAKRAPAPASTLAATVIDASHVGGLDTYVARCRQHFTGGGPRT, via the coding sequence ATGACTGACTCCGGACGCCTCGTGGTCATCGCAGGCCCCATGTTCTCCGGGAAATCCGAAGAGCTCATGCGCCGGGTCCGGCGAGCCACGATCGCCGGAGTCGATGTCCTCGTCGTGTCCCATTCCCTCGACACCCGTTCGGACATCTCCACGATCACCTCGCACACCGGGGTGAATATTCCTGCAGTGCCGCTCGGAGACGTCGCGTCCCTCGCCGAGGCGGCCCGGCAGAAGGACTACGACCTCATCGCCATCGATGAGGCCCAGTTCTTCGGCCCGGAACTCGTCCCCGCAGTCGAGGAACTCCTCGGACGGGGACTCGATGTCATCGTCGAAGGCCTGTGCGTGACCTTCGACGGGCAGCCCTTCGAGCCGCTGCCGAGTCTCATGGCCGTAGCCGAAGACGTCCTCAGACTCACCGCAGTGTGCACCGTGTGCGGGAGAGACGCCGTGTTCCACCAACGCCTGGAGCAGACGGAGAGCCCACTCGGATCAGAAGCGGCGAAGAGGGCGCCGGCTCCCGCGTCGACTCTCGCCGCGACCGTGATCGACGCCAGTCATGTCGGTGGGCTGGATACCTATGTCGCTCGCTGTCGGCAGCACTTCACCGGAGGCGGGCCACGGACCTAG
- a CDS encoding PepSY domain-containing protein, with protein MSTVAGLAALTLGLAGCGGSDSGNGADEAQNSPAASESAPAGTAEGDDQSEDPGEDEAKESTQDSSGKGLSADADLSKESPTISAEDAIRTAEKEVGNGIVHGIELDWDDRDQAWQYEVSILNGNTDHDIEIDAETGKIVEHEQDSTEDEEKAIDLNDPMTFDEALKLAQEKADGKLIGWKLEYDDKVKEFQFDFDKDGEETEVTVDTDTKRVSVDD; from the coding sequence ATGAGCACAGTGGCAGGACTTGCTGCCCTCACACTCGGCCTGGCCGGGTGTGGCGGAAGTGATTCCGGAAACGGAGCCGATGAGGCTCAGAATTCGCCCGCAGCAAGCGAATCGGCACCGGCCGGCACTGCCGAAGGCGACGATCAGAGCGAGGACCCCGGCGAGGACGAGGCGAAGGAATCGACTCAGGATTCGTCGGGGAAGGGTCTGTCCGCCGATGCCGATCTGAGCAAGGAATCGCCGACCATCAGTGCCGAAGACGCGATCAGGACGGCCGAAAAGGAAGTCGGGAACGGAATCGTTCACGGCATCGAGCTCGACTGGGACGACAGGGACCAGGCCTGGCAGTACGAGGTGTCCATCCTCAACGGAAACACCGATCATGACATCGAGATCGACGCCGAGACCGGAAAGATCGTCGAACACGAGCAGGACTCGACCGAGGACGAGGAGAAGGCCATCGATCTCAACGATCCGATGACCTTCGACGAAGCTCTCAAACTGGCCCAGGAGAAGGCCGACGGAAAGCTCATCGGCTGGAAGCTCGAATACGACGACAAAGTGAAGGAATTCCAGTTCGATTTCGACAAGGACGGCGAAGAGACGGAAGTCACCGTCGACACCGACACCAAGCGAGTCAGCGTCGATGACTGA
- a CDS encoding VOC family protein: protein MSRTVQITIDCQDPERLARFWAEALGYIIPGPPGVRLGEDEDPISAWKEFIADLGIELGPENMRAAIDDPEEVGPRVFFQTVPEAKTVKNRMHLDVRAAPGLDGDERMDALETECTRLTELGGSRLRRVDPDPPLEHGFIVMTDPEGNEFCLD, encoded by the coding sequence ATGAGCCGAACAGTCCAAATCACCATCGACTGCCAGGATCCCGAAAGACTTGCCCGCTTCTGGGCCGAAGCACTCGGATACATCATTCCCGGCCCGCCGGGGGTACGACTCGGCGAAGACGAGGACCCGATCTCCGCCTGGAAGGAATTCATCGCCGACCTCGGAATCGAACTGGGCCCTGAGAACATGCGTGCCGCCATCGACGACCCCGAAGAGGTCGGTCCCCGCGTCTTCTTCCAGACGGTGCCCGAGGCCAAGACGGTGAAGAACCGCATGCACCTCGACGTCCGTGCCGCGCCCGGACTCGACGGCGATGAGCGGATGGACGCATTGGAGACCGAATGCACCCGGCTGACGGAACTCGGCGGAAGCCGGCTTCGCCGCGTCGACCCGGATCCGCCTTTGGAACACGGATTCATCGTGATGACAGACCCCGAAGGCAACGAATTCTGCCTCGACTGA
- a CDS encoding mycothiol transferase, protein MSVPPSTMSLLEQEQAAADTEVSRHDDLGAHVGREDSAVREFLVHRIEGYARHCGHADPLRECIDGRTER, encoded by the coding sequence ATGTCCGTTCCACCGTCGACGATGTCGCTGCTCGAACAGGAACAGGCAGCCGCCGACACTGAAGTCAGCAGACACGACGACCTCGGCGCACACGTCGGCCGAGAAGACAGTGCGGTGCGCGAATTCCTTGTCCACCGCATCGAAGGATATGCCCGCCACTGTGGCCATGCTGATCCGCTGCGCGAATGCATCGACGGCAGAACCGAACGATAA
- a CDS encoding YrhK family protein: MTESNRDIHLRIGREELVIRQRYQVISIANDVLIGLWFLIGSFMFFSESLTYSGTWLFVIGSVEMLIRPVIRLIRHLHLQRLRSPSAAGDDSYDY, encoded by the coding sequence GTGACAGAGAGCAACCGGGACATCCATCTGCGGATCGGACGGGAGGAACTCGTCATCCGGCAGCGCTACCAAGTCATCAGCATCGCCAATGATGTGCTCATCGGTCTGTGGTTCCTCATCGGCAGCTTCATGTTCTTCTCCGAGTCGCTGACCTATTCGGGAACGTGGCTGTTCGTCATCGGCAGCGTCGAGATGCTCATTCGTCCGGTCATCCGGCTCATCAGGCACCTGCATCTGCAGCGGCTGCGCAGCCCCTCAGCCGCCGGCGACGACTCCTACGACTACTGA
- a CDS encoding HXXEE domain-containing protein: MMRGPVTMFAAWALHDAEEALTFPATADHLAGLSGIEALTMSTRQSLAAIGLVGAVVAAAGIRGMQTRGESAFYRFTVAGLETHVFTHLLASAVLRRYTAGVITAVPIMWPGAALARRELAELGRPLAAADWRRGSALMGAAAAAAQLAVRIDWTGGFSSRRSRRRRLRGCAAAADAGA, translated from the coding sequence ATGATGCGCGGACCCGTGACCATGTTCGCAGCCTGGGCACTGCATGATGCCGAGGAAGCCCTGACCTTTCCTGCCACGGCCGACCACCTGGCCGGTCTCTCCGGCATCGAGGCGCTGACGATGAGCACACGTCAGAGCCTGGCCGCGATCGGCCTGGTCGGTGCCGTTGTGGCAGCGGCGGGGATCCGTGGGATGCAGACTCGAGGGGAGTCCGCGTTCTACCGATTCACCGTCGCCGGGCTCGAAACCCACGTGTTCACCCACCTGCTGGCGTCGGCAGTGCTGCGACGCTATACCGCGGGAGTGATCACTGCCGTGCCGATCATGTGGCCAGGCGCGGCACTCGCGCGGCGAGAGCTCGCCGAGCTGGGGCGACCTCTGGCCGCTGCCGACTGGCGTCGCGGCAGCGCCCTGATGGGAGCAGCGGCCGCGGCTGCCCAGCTTGCGGTGCGAATCGACTGGACGGGCGGATTCAGTAGTCGTAGGAGTCGTCGCCGGCGGCTGAGGGGCTGCGCAGCCGCTGCAGATGCAGGTGCCTGA
- a CDS encoding ATP-binding cassette domain-containing protein, protein MIAAITDGGFTYHGERNPALTGISLEITGGDMTAVLGPLGSGTSTLCRLLAGQLTSRGTMTGTIDLGGTVALLGDDPEAQLSGMTSHVGDETQLACRLHGYDPTEAHDRARNMVELLGIEGLWNRRLDTLSGGQRQLVALTRILAPGPDLLILDQPAQSLDPQMRSRLATVLQEFCAQGGAVLITGHQIDELTRSCAPTHLLDAGRLQPSTRSTRSGGIWDSRTDAAATFPTETTHQADAVLTVRDLNVDRGSRRILDDVDLDLRSGELTAVTGANGAGKSTLLRALLGLLDRSATVTGTITVGRLGEMTRVDAQPAHARSAHLGWVGQDPGLQLSAATVARELLHASPLPPHRRRDRARVQAQRRADVNTVLTAADLTEIADEHPYDLDVPRRKDVVIASALMTEATVLLLDEPTIGRDLAAMTRLDAIIKRFLRRGGAVLATTHDQRWANESAHHRLRLADGRARS, encoded by the coding sequence ATGATCGCGGCGATCACGGACGGCGGCTTCACCTATCACGGAGAACGCAATCCCGCACTGACCGGCATCAGCCTCGAAATCACCGGTGGAGACATGACCGCGGTGCTCGGACCGCTCGGATCGGGAACGTCGACTCTGTGCCGACTCCTGGCGGGACAACTGACCTCACGCGGAACCATGACCGGCACCATCGACCTCGGCGGCACGGTCGCCCTGCTCGGCGACGACCCGGAAGCGCAGCTGAGCGGGATGACCAGCCACGTCGGCGATGAGACGCAGCTGGCATGCCGACTGCACGGATACGACCCGACCGAGGCCCACGACCGAGCCCGGAACATGGTCGAACTGCTCGGGATCGAAGGACTGTGGAACCGACGGCTGGACACACTCTCCGGCGGGCAGAGGCAGCTGGTCGCTTTGACGCGGATCCTCGCGCCGGGGCCCGATCTGCTCATCCTCGACCAACCCGCACAATCCCTGGATCCCCAGATGCGATCCCGCCTGGCGACAGTGCTGCAGGAATTCTGTGCCCAGGGAGGGGCAGTGCTCATCACCGGCCATCAGATCGACGAACTCACCCGGAGCTGCGCGCCGACCCACCTCCTCGACGCAGGACGGCTGCAGCCGTCGACTCGGTCGACTCGGTCCGGCGGCATCTGGGACAGCCGCACCGATGCCGCCGCGACCTTTCCGACAGAGACCACCCATCAGGCGGATGCAGTGCTCACTGTCCGCGACCTCAACGTGGACCGGGGAAGCAGACGCATCCTCGACGACGTCGACCTCGATCTGCGGTCCGGCGAACTCACCGCCGTCACAGGAGCCAACGGGGCCGGCAAGTCAACGCTGCTGCGAGCTCTCCTCGGGCTTCTCGACCGGTCCGCGACGGTGACGGGCACGATCACGGTCGGCCGCCTCGGCGAGATGACTCGGGTGGATGCCCAGCCTGCCCACGCGCGCAGCGCCCACCTCGGGTGGGTGGGGCAGGATCCTGGGCTGCAGCTCTCCGCGGCAACAGTGGCACGCGAACTGCTTCACGCCTCACCTCTGCCGCCGCATCGGCGGCGAGATCGGGCGCGAGTGCAAGCTCAACGCAGGGCAGACGTGAACACCGTCCTCACCGCGGCCGATCTGACAGAGATCGCCGACGAGCACCCCTACGACCTCGACGTGCCCCGACGCAAAGACGTCGTCATCGCCTCGGCACTGATGACCGAGGCGACAGTGCTGCTGCTCGATGAACCGACGATCGGACGCGACCTGGCGGCAATGACCCGGCTGGACGCGATCATCAAGCGATTCCTTCGCCGTGGAGGCGCCGTTCTGGCGACCACGCACGACCAGCGATGGGCGAACGAGTCGGCCCATCACAGGCTGCGCCTGGCCGACGGACGAGCCCGATCATGA